The proteins below are encoded in one region of Mustelus asterias unplaced genomic scaffold, sMusAst1.hap1.1 HAP1_SCAFFOLD_44, whole genome shotgun sequence:
- the LOC144482954 gene encoding uncharacterized protein LOC144482954, whose translation MEKPWKCGDCGKGCKTPSELQIHRRIHTGEKPYTCSVCGKRFTRLYHLQRHRLVHTGERAFICFECGNGFAHLPDLQRHQRVHTGERPFICLVCGKGFMQLSNLSKHKVTHSNEKPFKCSDCGNGFKSSRELTIHQRIHTGERPFSCSHCTKTFRTSSHLREHQRIHTRERPFTCSVCGKGFTHSSSLLSHNLTHTQERPFKCSDCGSGFKSSRDLVIHQRTHTEERPFSCSHCTKRFRTSSSLREHQRVHTGERPFTCCLCGKGFTQSSSLRRHQRVHE comes from the coding sequence atggagaaaccgtggaaatgtggggactgtgggaagggttgcaaaaccccctctgagctgcaaattcatcgacgtattcacaccggagagaagccatacacctgttctgtgtgtgggaagaggttcactcggttatatcatctgcagcgacatcggttggttcacactggagaaagagcattcatctgctttgagtgtgggaacggattcgctcatttacccgatttgcagagacaccagcgcgttcacactggagagagaccattcatctgcttggtgtgtgggaaaggatttatgcagttatccaatctgtcaaaacacaaagtcactcacagcaatgagaaaccctttaaatgctctgactgtggaaatggtttcaaaagctctcgggaactgacgatccaccagcgcattcacactggggagagaccgttcagctgctctcactgcacaaagacatttagaacatcatcccacctgcgggagcaccagcgaattcacaccagggagagaccgttcacctgctctgtgtgtgggaagggattcactcattcatccagcctgctgagtcacaatctcactcacacccaggagagaccctttaaatgctctgactgtggcagtggtttcaaaagttctcgggatctggttatccaccagcgcactcacactgaggagagaccgttcagctgctctcactgcacaaagagatttagaacatcatccagcctgcgggagcaccagcgagttcacactggggagagaccgttcacctgctgtttgtgtgggaagggattcactcagtcatccagcctgcggagacaccaacgagttcacgaaTGA
- the LOC144483000 gene encoding uncharacterized protein LOC144483000 — protein MEVAEGIVENSVEIFRNLLDSGKRVHTGERPFTCSHCGKGFTCSSHLRRHQRVHTEERPFTCSQCGKGFTCSSHLQTHQRVHTGERPFSCSHCGKGFTQLSNLRKHQRVHTGETPFSCSHCGEGFTCSSSLRRHQRVHTGERPFTCSDCGKGFSQSSNLVKHQRIHTGDRPFTCSVCGKGFTQSPHLLKHQHVHDHTGERPFTCSQCEKGFIQLSSLRTHERVHTGERPFTCSECGKGFTQSSHLQTHQRVHTGERPFTCSQCGKGFIQLSSLQRHQRVHTGERPFTCSQCGKGFTQLSSLRTHQRVHTGERLFTCSHCGEGFTCSSNLRTHQRVHTGERPFTCSQCGKGFTQLSSLQRHQRVHTGERPFTCSQCGKGFSVEG, from the exons ATGGAGGTTGCTGAAGGGATAGTGGAGAATTCTGTTGAAATTTTTCGTAACTTGCTAGATTCCGGGAAA cgagttcacactggggagaggccgttcacctgctctcattgtgggaagggattcacttgttcatcccacctgcggaggcaccagcgagttcacacggaggagagaccatttacatgttctcagtgtgggaagggattcacttgttcatcccacctgcagacacaccagcgagttcacactggggagaggccattcagctgctctcattgtgggaagggattcactcagttatccaacctgcggaaacaccagcgagttcacactggggagacgccattcagctgctctcattgtggggagggattcacttgttcatccagcctgcggagacaccagcgagttcacactggggagagaccattcacctgctctgattgtggcaagggattcagtcaatcatccaacctggtaaagcaccagcgaattcacactggggacaggccattcacctgctccgtgtgtgggaagggattcactcagtcacctcacctgctgaaacaccaacatgttcacga ccacactggggagagaccattcacctgctcacagtgtgagaagggattcattcagttatccagcctgcggacacacgagcgagttcacactggggagaggccattcacctgctcggaatgtgggaagggattcacgcagtcatcccacctgcagacacaccagcgagttcacactggggagaggccattcacttgctctcagtgtgggaagggattcattcagttatccagcctgcagagacaccagcgagttcacactggagagaggccgttcacctgctctcagtgtgggaagggattcactcagttatccagcctgcggacacaccagcgagttcacactggggagaggctgttcacctgctctcattgtggggagggattcacttgttcatctaacctgcggacacaccagcgggttcacactggggagaggccattcacctgctctcagtgtgggaagggattcactcagttatccagcctgcagagacaccagcgagttcacactggcgagaggccgtttacctgctctcagtgtgggaagggtttcagc
- the LOC144482971 gene encoding uncharacterized protein LOC144482971 codes for MEKPWKCGDCGKGFSYPSLLENHRRSHTGERPFTCSVCGEGFIQSSGLWSHQRIHTEEKPFTCTSCGKRFRHSSALTVHQRTHTGERPFICSVCGKGFTQSFHLLSHQRVHTGERPFTCSDCGKGFTGSSHLLSHQRVHIEEKPFSCTDCGRSFRQASSLIAHQRIHTGERPFTCFLCGKGFTVLPTLLRHQKIHTEEKPFSCTDCGKNFRQSSNLTAHRRTHTAERPFTCSVCGKGFSRPSNLSAHQRVHTGERPFTCSVCGKGFAKSFNLLAHQRTHTERPFNCSVCGKEFTQSQWLLRHQQVHK; via the coding sequence atggagaaaccgtggaaatgtggggactgtgggaaaggattcagttacccttctctgctggaaaaccatcggcgcagtcacactggtgagagaccgttcacctgttctgtctgtggggagggattcattcagtcatctggcctttggtctcaccagagaattcacactgaggaaaagccattcacctgcacctcctgtgggaagaggttcaggcattcttcagcactcactgtgcaccaacgcactcacaccggggagagaccattcatctgctccgtgtgtgggaagggattcactcagtcattccacctgctgtcacaccagcgagttcatactggggagaggccgttcacctgctccgactgtgggaagggattcactgggtcatcccacttactgtcacaccagcgagttcacattgaggagaagccattcagctgcactgactgtggacggagtttcagacaggcatcctccctcattgcacaccagcgaattcacactggggagagaccgtttacttgctttttgtgtggaaagggattcacagttttacccaccctgctgagacaccagaaaattcacactgaagagaagccattcagctgcactgactgtggaaagaatttcaggcagtcatccaacctcactgctcaccgacgcactcacactgcagaaagaccattcacatgctccgtgtgtgggaagggattcagtcggccatccaacctctctgctcaccagcgagttcacacaggggagaggccattcacttgctccgtgtgtgggaagggattcgcaaagtctttcaacctgctggctcaccaacgcactcacactgagaggccattcaactgctctgtgtgtgggaaggaattcactcagtcacaatggctcctgagacatcaacaagttcacaagtga